CTTTATCCTCACTTGATGAAAAATGTTTCATCATGCAAGGTTGAAGTCCTTCTATTTTCAGGTGTCAGAACAAATTGCAGTAACGTGTGTGTGGGTTTGCTATGTTCTGCAGAGTACAAGATAAGATTCACTTTTGGGGGACTCCAGACTTAGACCCTGGAGGTTCCTTTGTGATTGGCAGAAGGGGAAGTTAGGACCACGTACGGTGGTGTGGTGCCCAGGGGTGGTACCCTCCCCGCTGCTCTGGTGTTGCTCCTGGGCACCTGTAATTCTCTCTTCagttaaagataaaaatttgTGTGGGGACCTTTATGAAGAGGAATATGGCGTGATCTACCCCGATCTGGGACTGCATACGGAATGCCTCTGGACCATCAAGATGGACCCAGGTTACAAAATTGTTTTGGCAGTACATGATCTCGAGTAAGTGCTCTTTGCTGATGTTGTGGTTTTATGGGAGGTGTCTTTCTTGGCCTCTCCCCGTTCCCCCGCACCACCCAGCACACACATCCGGACACATCCTGACCCCAGCTCAGCTCACTCCTGCTGACGACCTGCATGGCCCCCTGCTCTCTGCATAAAGCTGACCCTCCTTGCACGGCTTTCAGATCCCTCCAGGGGACCCCGATCTCCCCTCCCTTCtaacctctcctcccctctgcacCCTCTCTGAGCTGAGCCAGCACACACTGAGCTGTGGACCCACCGGACTGTTGGGCAGCTCTGAGCCTTTGCTCAcactgtcccctctgcctggaaggcaTCTTCCACCTCTCCCAGACTCACCACCTGCTGCCTAGGGTTCTCATTTCCTAGTTCACGAGTTCACTGGAGGAAGAACTTTTCCATCACACCGGAAACCCCTGCTCTGACTCTGTCCACAGCTGGGCAGATCTTACTTTGGATTTGTGCCCCATCCATTAATCTGTGCAAAACTCTGGGGGAATTGACAGCATCACTCCTGCTTATGTCTAAATTTGCTCTAGAGAAAGCAGCCTAATCTCTGGGGGATCAGGGAATGATTTTTTAACTAATGACTGAATAAACGAATGAATGAAccgttgaaagaaagaaagagtaaatGAATGATAATATGAAAAGTGAACAAAATGATGTGGCAACAGAAAGCATGTGAATGTAGCAATAAATTACAGCACTGCTATAGCAGGTTAGTCTTCACAGATACAAACGCAGGAGCCACATGTCCATGGCTGGCCAGATGCGGTCCAGGGTGGTGGTTGAGACAGGTGATGTTCTCTAGTGACTGAGGGCCCTGTCCCTCCAGACCTTCTATGAGGTCAGTTCTCCCAAGTGGAGGAGCTGCTCCGTGTGAGGCCAACCTAGGGATGCCTGCCCCACAGCAGGGTTCAGACCATCTACCCAAAGCACACTCCAGGGCTGAAGGAGGCAGGCATTTCCtgcatcatatttctattatggTCAGAGGGATAGATTATATGGAAAACTTCCCCTGATTGACCTTTCCACTTTTGcagagattttttgtttgtttgttttcactgtcCTTGGCACCAAGGAAGGGATCAGTCTAAGAGGAAACTAACTAAACAGGGGAGGGCACAGCTAACTAACTAAAAGTCAGCTCAGCTAACTTAGAGGGTGTCAAGTGTGTGTCCTGGTGAGATGTCCCTTCCGCGTCTCATTTTAGCCCAGAGAGGCTCCAGCCTCGCTCCTGGGTGGAACACATGCTGGTGGCTGAGAGGGGAAGACAGGGCGGGTTCAGGTCTgatgggcaggaggaggagacagaaacCTCAGCGGGAGTGTGACAACCTGTGTGTGCACTTTGCCCACAGCAGGGAGAGCTGGACGCCCCTCTCGCCTCTGCAGGTCCTGGAGGCCAAGAGGGGGTCCTGGGCCCCCTGTGCTAGGGGTGCAGAGGGTAAACCAGGAGTGGTGTCACACACTCATATCTGAGCCTCACCTGACTCTTTGCTTGTCCAAGGAAACGGTCCTCAGGGTTGGCCACACTGTGCCCTCCAGTGGGTCCTGATCCCAAAGGcctgggtgggcttccctgagccatcagtggggcttcccaggagatgTGGAGTCATGTGAGGGGAGGGTCCTGGGTGACGCCCTGCTCCAGAAGGGTGAGTCTCCTTCCCTGTGGGCATCAAGCCTGAGAAGTCTGGTGAGCAAAGCTATGTGATTGGGTCGGGTCCAGGTGGGGAGGTTGCCTACCGGAGGGACCACGATTCCAAAGGCTGATGCCTGCTTTTTCCTTTGCTCCAACAGCCTCAACTGTGATAAAGAGTCTTTCGAGATTATAGATGGGCCACCAGAATCTTCTAGCTCACGGAAGTTTTGTGACAAGCCATATTTGGAATACGCATCTTGTACCAATACCATGATCGTCAAGTACACAAGAATGCCCAACCACCCAGTCCCTAACTTCGTATTAACTTTCCGTCGCGTGTTGTAAGGTAGGTTTTAGAGAGCAGAGACCTGCTGCCGTGCCCTCCCCTGTCTGTGCATGGCTCCGCGGGAGCTAGGTGTGTGGTATTTACGTGATTGTTGAAACAAACTTGACTGTCACTGGGTGAGTGACAGGCAGGGTGACCCATTGAGGCTCTCCAGAATCATCCACCAGTTCTG
The Budorcas taxicolor isolate Tak-1 chromosome 23, Takin1.1, whole genome shotgun sequence genome window above contains:
- the LOC128067913 gene encoding spermadhesin Z13-like, encoding MKLSSVIPWALLLSTATSDSTDRLPFKDKNLCGDLYEEEYGVIYPDLGLHTECLWTIKMDPGYKIVLAVHDLDLNCDKESFEIIDGPPESSSSRKFCDKPYLEYASCTNTMIVKYTRMPNHPVPNFVLTFRRVL